The Clostridium septicum genome contains a region encoding:
- a CDS encoding DUF6751 family protein yields the protein MGVLFKNSAVTIYNKHYDLTSDSYKYQRRVIKDVNWQGKTTGTVSDKGLLLADSTLIFIDKLANYVGPKRFANLSDIERINYFTLAPGDKVVKGEIDFEITGIKPYRIADLKNEFDDVIDIKSVNLLTDHIEVEGV from the coding sequence ATGGGTGTTTTGTTTAAGAATTCAGCTGTAACAATTTATAACAAGCATTATGATTTAACTAGCGATAGCTATAAATATCAAAGAAGAGTTATTAAAGATGTTAATTGGCAAGGAAAGACAACTGGTACTGTAAGCGATAAAGGTTTACTGCTTGCTGATAGTACACTTATTTTTATAGATAAGTTAGCTAACTATGTAGGCCCTAAAAGATTCGCTAATTTATCTGATATTGAAAGAATAAATTATTTTACATTAGCTCCAGGAGATAAAGTTGTAAAAGGTGAAATTGACTTTGAAATAACAGGTATTAAACCTTATAGAATAGCTGATTTGAAAAATGAATTTGATGATGTTATAGATATTAAATCTGTAAATCTATTAACTGATCATATAGAAGTAGAGGGGGTATA
- a CDS encoding major capsid protein has product MPRLEEVFSTKELINYYKDRKVVPMLGDSLFPERKIQDIEFDMILGRGGIPVSASVHALDTQTELASREAINKGVASLALIKRQIKITEKEIIKINNPRTNAELESTLLELYKDADKMVEAIKVRVEAMRMELLSSGKIRIEENGVKVTMDYGFLPVNKKTFNWSDTETSKPLDDLETLAAAVEGSSGSRPVRALTSRKIVNKIRSNKSVREAVHGINSAKTVTLSQLNDLLEELDLPRFVVNEGKYKVEKAKGFDTKRYFPENVISMFGPEVLGETIYGLTAEEVKLIGDSKMEEALMIGNIFAGTYSSIDPVGEFTKAAATALPSCPTAEEIGIATITL; this is encoded by the coding sequence ATGCCAAGGTTAGAAGAAGTTTTCAGTACAAAAGAATTAATTAATTATTATAAAGATAGAAAGGTTGTTCCTATGTTAGGGGATTCACTTTTCCCAGAGAGAAAAATTCAAGATATTGAATTTGATATGATTTTAGGAAGAGGTGGCATACCAGTATCAGCTTCAGTGCATGCTTTAGATACACAAACTGAACTAGCATCTAGAGAAGCTATTAATAAAGGTGTTGCATCATTAGCTTTAATTAAAAGACAGATAAAAATTACAGAAAAAGAAATTATAAAAATAAATAATCCTAGAACTAATGCGGAATTAGAGTCAACCCTTTTAGAATTATATAAAGATGCTGATAAAATGGTTGAAGCTATAAAAGTTAGAGTTGAAGCGATGAGAATGGAACTTTTAAGTTCAGGTAAGATTAGGATTGAGGAAAATGGAGTCAAAGTAACTATGGATTATGGATTCCTTCCTGTAAACAAAAAAACTTTCAATTGGTCAGATACTGAGACATCTAAACCGCTTGATGATTTAGAAACTTTAGCAGCTGCTGTGGAGGGTTCTTCAGGATCAAGACCAGTTAGAGCTTTAACATCTAGAAAAATAGTTAATAAAATACGTTCAAATAAATCTGTTAGAGAAGCAGTTCATGGTATTAATTCAGCTAAAACTGTAACTTTAAGTCAATTAAATGATTTATTAGAAGAATTAGATTTACCTAGATTTGTGGTTAATGAAGGAAAATATAAAGTTGAAAAAGCAAAAGGGTTTGATACTAAGAGATATTTTCCTGAGAATGTAATATCAATGTTTGGTCCTGAAGTGTTAGGGGAAACAATTTATGGATTAACAGCCGAAGAAGTTAAATTAATAGGAGATTCAAAGATGGAAGAAGCTTTAATGATAGGTAATATATTTGCTGGAACATATTCTTCAATAGATCCAGTTGGTGAATTTACTAAAGCAGCTGCAACTGCATTACCATCTTGTCCTACTGCTGAAGAAATAGGAATTGCTACTATAACGCTTTAG
- a CDS encoding DUF4355 domain-containing protein, which yields MLKKELLKLIEKAGDDENIDSLLENSNLAKSLQISGLTLEAFKEKIKSDKDFKAFLDSENDKYHSKALKTWRENNLEKELEPFIKEKYPDLITDPTQKKILELEKKLADEQKANARKDLLNEAMKYAKDKKLPASIIEKCLGDDFDKTKEVLDSIAEDWSKSLEAIATEKMKQSSYIPGNNSDGKPMSIGAAIAAQINNTSSAPSDPWTTK from the coding sequence ATGTTAAAGAAAGAATTATTAAAATTAATTGAAAAAGCGGGTGATGATGAAAATATAGATTCGTTACTAGAAAATAGTAATTTAGCTAAGTCACTACAAATTAGTGGACTTACCTTAGAGGCCTTTAAGGAAAAAATAAAAAGTGATAAAGATTTTAAAGCTTTTCTTGATAGTGAAAATGATAAATATCATAGCAAAGCTTTAAAAACTTGGAGGGAAAACAATTTAGAAAAGGAGCTTGAACCTTTTATTAAGGAAAAGTATCCGGATTTAATAACTGATCCAACTCAAAAGAAAATCTTAGAACTTGAGAAAAAATTAGCTGATGAACAAAAAGCTAATGCAAGAAAAGATTTATTAAATGAAGCTATGAAATATGCTAAAGATAAGAAATTGCCGGCAAGCATTATTGAAAAATGTTTAGGTGATGATTTTGATAAAACTAAAGAAGTTTTAGATTCTATCGCGGAGGATTGGTCAAAGAGTCTTGAAGCTATAGCTACAGAGAAGATGAAACAGTCTAGTTATATACCAGGTAATAATTCAGATGGAAAGCCAATGAGTATTGGTGCTGCAATAGCAGCTCAAATAAATAATACAAGTTCAGCTCCAAGTGATCCTTGGACTACTAAATAA
- a CDS encoding DUF6275 family protein, protein MNEKEFLEWCKQEVCNYTNKHLDKTDKKEITTDDVFMVWSCKTLQNNKALLSTTLFDGMYYECTYNGDKKEMYVDAYKKWENYKVEK, encoded by the coding sequence ATGAATGAAAAAGAATTTTTAGAATGGTGTAAACAGGAAGTATGTAACTATACTAATAAGCATTTGGATAAAACTGATAAGAAGGAAATTACAACAGATGATGTATTTATGGTGTGGAGCTGTAAAACTCTTCAAAACAATAAAGCTTTATTAAGTACTACTTTATTTGATGGAATGTATTACGAGTGTACTTACAATGGGGACAAGAAAGAAATGTATGTAGATGCTTATAAAAAGTGGGAAAACTACAAAGTTGAAAAATAA